From a single Nitrogeniibacter mangrovi genomic region:
- the metF gene encoding methylenetetrahydrofolate reductase [NAD(P)H] has protein sequence MTQTTHFSIEFFPPQTDAGVEKLRATRAQLAQLRPDFFSVTYGAGGSTQERTFDTVFEIQHEGLEAAPHLSCIGSTRESIRAILKRYQDKGIRRIVALRGDLPSGVVDPGELRYANELVEFIRAETGNWFTIEVAAYPEYHPQARSPQSDLAAFKRKVDAGADSAITQYFYNVDAYLHFRDECEALGIAVPIVPGIMPIVSFSKLARFSDACGAEIPRWMRRKFESFGDDTDSVKAFGLDVVTDLAARLIEEGAPGLHFYCMNQAGPTSTIVERLGLS, from the coding sequence ATGACCCAAACGACCCATTTCTCGATCGAATTCTTCCCGCCGCAGACCGACGCCGGCGTCGAAAAGCTGCGCGCCACCCGGGCCCAGCTCGCCCAGCTGCGCCCGGACTTCTTCTCCGTCACCTACGGCGCCGGCGGTTCCACCCAGGAGCGCACCTTCGACACCGTGTTCGAGATCCAGCACGAAGGGCTGGAAGCGGCGCCGCACCTGTCCTGCATCGGCTCGACCCGCGAGAGCATCCGCGCCATCCTCAAGCGCTATCAGGACAAGGGCATCCGCCGCATCGTCGCCCTGCGCGGCGACCTGCCCTCCGGGGTGGTGGACCCGGGCGAGCTGCGCTACGCCAACGAGCTGGTGGAGTTCATCCGCGCCGAGACCGGCAACTGGTTCACCATCGAGGTGGCGGCCTACCCGGAATACCATCCCCAGGCGCGCTCGCCCCAGTCCGACCTGGCAGCGTTCAAGCGCAAGGTGGACGCCGGCGCCGACTCGGCCATCACCCAGTACTTCTACAACGTGGATGCCTACCTGCACTTTCGCGACGAATGCGAGGCCCTGGGCATCGCCGTCCCCATCGTGCCCGGCATCATGCCCATCGTCAGCTTCTCCAAGCTGGCGCGCTTTTCGGATGCCTGCGGCGCCGAGATCCCGCGCTGGATGCGGCGCAAGTTCGAGTCCTTCGGCGACGACACCGATTCGGTGAAGGCCTTCGGCCTCGACGTGGTCACCGATCTGGCCGCGCGCCTCATCGAGGAAGGCGCGCCCGGCCTGCATTTCTACTGCATGAACCAGGCCGGGCCGACCTCGACCATCGTGGAGCGCCTGGGGCTGTCCTGA
- a CDS encoding response regulator produces MKSTPEQRASVNRLLLETIWPFVLIVAILLGTMLLSLDLMSAVRAFVNAESQWSKGQKQALIHLTGYVETGDEADYRGFLEAIAVPLGDARARRALLADPPDLAEARAGFLAAGGDPADVPGMIRMFRLFGRTPLMAQPLAAWTEGDAKIEALVRLGERLHARIAGGELDEAEARTFVHQLLALNATFTPLEDAFSRALGEASRRATHFVTATLTGLTLALMCLGVIMSRRLAAQRVASARAMRREAEQNIAWLRNTSDGMCILDRQGFVVEVSDLFCDMLGYTHDEMMGMHVSRWNAQYSPEEVKPFVDRVFARGERVQFETRHRRKDGSVCPVEVSTLPTVVDGEPRAYCLTRDITERQATELRIRRDAELQKTLRALLELSTTQRPLDTLLATFLERLFQLSWLSMLPKGGIFVVDPDDDGLRLVAAHNLDAPIREACAQVARGVCLCGRAFASGTLQYADCVDAHHDIRFPGMADHGHYSMPLKSNDAVLGVLVLYLPPGFARDPVLEEFVHAVADILAGLIRRKRAEQALVEYQEHLEHQVTERTRQLAAAKEAAEAANRAKSAFLANMSHEIRTPLNGILGMAHLIRRGGLNARQEAQMGKLKIASDHLLGLINAVLELSKIEADKLVLDEQPVDLGALVANVRSLLHDRLEAKRLRVCTDIGPMPSGLVGDTTRLQQALLNYAANAVKFTETGTVTLRVRCLASDDTEALIRFEVEDTGIGVSAEVLPRLFNPFEQADATSTRTHGGTGLGLAITRKIAQLMGGDAGADSAVGVGSTFWFTARLRRDAAAPVEAAPCADPAEARLRHDFAGRHVLVVDDEPFNREIAQAIVEEAGLVVDTVEDGVQALELAAQTAYDVILMDIQMPRMDGLEATRRLRADGSRVPIIAMTANAFADDRARCRAAGMDDFLAKPFEPEALFEKLLGWLRKGTV; encoded by the coding sequence ATGAAATCAACGCCAGAACAGCGCGCTTCGGTCAATCGACTCCTGCTGGAGACGATCTGGCCGTTCGTCCTGATCGTGGCCATCCTGCTGGGCACGATGCTGCTCAGTCTGGATCTGATGTCGGCGGTGCGGGCCTTCGTCAATGCGGAGAGCCAGTGGTCCAAGGGGCAGAAGCAGGCGCTCATCCATCTGACGGGCTATGTCGAGACCGGGGACGAAGCCGACTACCGGGGCTTCCTCGAGGCGATCGCGGTGCCGCTGGGCGACGCCCGGGCACGCCGGGCCCTGCTCGCGGATCCGCCGGACCTGGCGGAAGCGCGCGCCGGCTTCCTCGCCGCCGGCGGCGATCCGGCGGACGTGCCCGGCATGATCCGGATGTTCCGGTTGTTCGGGCGTACGCCCCTGATGGCGCAGCCGCTGGCCGCGTGGACCGAGGGCGATGCAAAAATCGAGGCCCTGGTGCGTCTCGGAGAGCGCCTGCACGCCCGTATCGCGGGGGGCGAACTCGACGAGGCGGAGGCACGGACCTTCGTGCACCAGCTGTTGGCGCTCAATGCCACGTTCACGCCCCTCGAGGATGCGTTTTCACGTGCGCTGGGTGAAGCCTCCCGCCGTGCGACGCATTTCGTGACCGCCACGCTGACCGGCCTGACTCTGGCGCTGATGTGTCTGGGCGTGATCATGTCCCGGCGCCTGGCGGCGCAGCGCGTCGCCTCCGCCCGCGCCATGCGTCGTGAGGCGGAACAGAACATCGCCTGGCTGCGCAACACCAGCGACGGCATGTGCATCCTCGATCGCCAGGGCTTCGTCGTCGAGGTGAGCGATCTGTTCTGCGACATGCTCGGCTACACCCACGACGAAATGATGGGGATGCATGTGTCCCGGTGGAACGCCCAGTATTCGCCCGAGGAGGTGAAACCGTTCGTGGACCGGGTATTCGCGCGCGGTGAGCGGGTGCAGTTCGAGACCCGGCACCGGCGCAAGGATGGCAGCGTCTGTCCGGTGGAGGTGAGCACCCTGCCCACCGTCGTGGACGGCGAGCCGCGCGCCTACTGCCTGACCCGGGATATCACCGAACGTCAGGCCACGGAACTGCGTATCCGGCGCGACGCCGAACTGCAGAAGACCCTGCGCGCGTTGCTCGAGTTGAGCACGACGCAGCGACCGCTCGACACCCTGCTCGCCACCTTCCTGGAGCGTTTGTTCCAGTTGTCCTGGCTGTCGATGCTGCCCAAGGGGGGCATCTTCGTGGTGGACCCGGACGACGATGGGCTCCGTCTGGTCGCGGCGCACAATCTGGATGCCCCCATCCGCGAGGCCTGCGCCCAGGTGGCGCGGGGTGTCTGCCTGTGCGGGCGGGCCTTCGCCAGCGGCACCTTGCAGTACGCCGACTGCGTCGACGCGCACCATGACATCCGCTTCCCCGGCATGGCCGATCATGGCCACTACAGCATGCCGCTCAAGTCCAACGATGCGGTGCTCGGCGTGCTCGTACTCTACCTGCCGCCCGGCTTCGCCCGCGATCCGGTGCTGGAGGAATTCGTCCACGCCGTGGCCGACATCCTCGCCGGCCTGATCCGGCGCAAGCGCGCCGAGCAGGCGCTCGTCGAGTATCAGGAGCATCTCGAGCACCAGGTGACCGAGCGGACCCGGCAACTGGCGGCCGCCAAGGAGGCGGCGGAGGCGGCGAACCGGGCCAAGAGCGCGTTTCTGGCGAACATGAGCCACGAGATCCGCACCCCCCTGAACGGGATTCTCGGCATGGCCCACCTGATCCGGCGCGGTGGTCTCAACGCCCGGCAGGAAGCGCAGATGGGCAAGCTCAAGATTGCCAGCGATCACCTGCTCGGCCTCATCAACGCGGTGCTCGAGTTGTCGAAGATCGAGGCCGACAAGCTCGTCCTCGACGAACAGCCGGTGGATCTCGGCGCACTCGTCGCCAATGTGCGCTCGCTGCTGCACGATCGCCTGGAGGCCAAGCGCCTGCGCGTGTGCACCGACATCGGGCCGATGCCGTCGGGCCTGGTGGGCGATACCACCCGGCTGCAGCAGGCGCTGCTCAATTATGCGGCCAACGCGGTCAAGTTCACCGAGACCGGCACCGTCACCCTGCGGGTGCGGTGTCTCGCGTCCGACGACACCGAGGCCCTGATCCGGTTCGAGGTCGAGGACACCGGCATCGGCGTGTCCGCGGAGGTGTTGCCGCGCCTGTTCAATCCCTTCGAGCAGGCCGACGCCACCTCGACCCGGACCCACGGCGGCACCGGCCTCGGGCTGGCGATCACCCGCAAGATCGCGCAACTGATGGGGGGCGATGCGGGCGCGGACAGTGCTGTCGGGGTGGGCAGCACCTTCTGGTTCACCGCGCGCCTGCGCCGCGACGCGGCGGCGCCCGTCGAGGCCGCGCCATGCGCCGACCCGGCCGAGGCCCGGTTGCGGCACGATTTTGCCGGCCGGCACGTCCTTGTGGTCGACGACGAGCCCTTCAACCGGGAAATCGCGCAGGCCATCGTCGAGGAGGCCGGGCTGGTGGTGGATACGGTCGAGGACGGTGTCCAGGCGCTCGAATTGGCCGCGCAGACGGCTTATGACGTGATCCTGATGGACATCCAGATGCCGCGGATGGACGGCCTCGAGGCGACCCGCCGGCTGCGCGCCGATGGGTCCCGGGTGCCGATCATCGCGATGACGGCCAATGCCTTCGCCGACGATCGGGCGCGCTGCCGGGCAGCCGGGATGGACGACTTCCTCGCCAAGCCGTTCGAGCCCGAGGCCCTGTTCGAGAAGCTCCTGGGCTGGTTGCGAAAAGGCACCGTCTGA
- a CDS encoding methionine gamma-lyase produces the protein MSDPVSRPRGFSTRAIHHAYDPYAGPGALNPPVYLSATYTFPTVEDGAARFAGEQAGYVYSRVGNPTTDLLEQRIASLEGGEAALVTASGMGAITSLLWTLLQPGDEIIADKTLYGCTFGFLNHGLARFGVRVTHVDMTDPAQLAQAIGPRTRVVYFETPANPNMRLVDIAAIAAVARRHDARVVADNTYCTPYLQRPLELGADFVVHSATKYLGGHGDLVAGAVVGPKAALDEVRFAGLKDMTGAVMSAQDAFLVLRGLKTLALRMHRHSENAQGIAERLAAHDKVAVVHYPGLADCPQRDLARRQMKLPGGMLAFELRGGIEAGRRFMNALGLVTRAVSLGDAETLAQHPASMTHSFYTPEERRAHMISEGLVRLSAGLEDLDDLLDDVDQALAAA, from the coding sequence GTGTCCGACCCAGTGTCTCGCCCGCGGGGGTTTTCCACCCGGGCCATCCATCATGCCTACGACCCCTACGCCGGCCCCGGTGCCCTGAACCCGCCGGTGTATCTGAGCGCCACCTACACCTTCCCGACGGTGGAGGACGGCGCGGCGCGCTTCGCCGGCGAGCAGGCCGGCTACGTGTATTCGCGGGTCGGCAACCCGACCACCGACCTGCTCGAACAGCGCATCGCCAGCCTCGAAGGCGGTGAGGCGGCGCTGGTCACCGCGTCCGGCATGGGGGCGATCACTTCGCTGCTGTGGACCCTGCTGCAGCCGGGCGACGAGATCATCGCCGACAAGACGCTCTACGGCTGCACCTTCGGCTTCCTCAATCACGGCCTGGCCCGCTTCGGCGTGCGCGTGACCCATGTGGACATGACCGACCCGGCGCAGCTGGCGCAGGCCATCGGCCCACGCACCCGGGTGGTGTATTTCGAGACCCCGGCCAACCCCAACATGCGCCTGGTGGACATCGCCGCCATTGCCGCGGTGGCGCGCCGGCACGATGCCCGGGTGGTGGCGGACAACACCTACTGCACCCCCTATCTGCAGCGCCCGCTCGAGCTGGGCGCGGACTTCGTGGTGCATTCGGCCACCAAGTACCTGGGCGGCCATGGCGATCTGGTCGCCGGGGCCGTGGTCGGCCCCAAGGCGGCGCTCGACGAGGTGCGCTTCGCCGGCCTCAAGGACATGACCGGCGCCGTGATGTCGGCGCAGGACGCCTTCCTCGTCCTGCGAGGCCTCAAGACCCTGGCCCTGCGCATGCACCGGCACTCGGAGAACGCCCAGGGCATCGCCGAGCGGCTCGCCGCGCATGACAAGGTGGCGGTGGTGCATTACCCGGGGCTGGCGGATTGCCCCCAGCGTGATCTGGCGCGGCGGCAGATGAAGCTGCCCGGCGGCATGCTGGCCTTCGAGCTGCGCGGCGGCATCGAGGCCGGGCGCCGCTTCATGAACGCGCTCGGGCTCGTCACCCGGGCGGTGAGCCTGGGCGACGCGGAAACCCTGGCCCAGCATCCGGCCAGCATGACCCACTCCTTCTACACACCCGAGGAGCGCCGCGCACACATGATCAGCGAGGGCCTGGTGCGCCTCTCCGCGGGGCTGGAAGACCTGGACGATCTGCTCGACGACGTCGACCAGGCCTTGGCGGCGGCGTGA
- a CDS encoding Lrp/AsnC family transcriptional regulator, giving the protein MALDRIDVALLALLQNDARRANKQLAADVGLAPSSVHERLKRLWAMGVLTGIHAEVDPAAMGIGLEALLMIELAKHERALVDRFLDEIVEIPEVRTAQLITGRYDLIVHVVARDTRHLKDLALDRFTSHPGVTRIETSIIYETRARHELPMLARDADATA; this is encoded by the coding sequence ATGGCCCTCGACCGAATCGACGTCGCGCTTCTGGCCCTCCTGCAGAACGATGCGCGGCGTGCCAACAAGCAGCTGGCGGCCGACGTCGGCCTCGCCCCCTCGAGCGTGCACGAGCGGCTCAAGCGGCTGTGGGCCATGGGGGTGCTCACCGGCATCCACGCCGAGGTCGATCCGGCGGCCATGGGTATCGGCCTCGAAGCCCTGCTGATGATCGAGCTGGCCAAGCACGAACGCGCGCTGGTGGACCGCTTCCTCGACGAGATCGTGGAGATTCCCGAGGTGCGCACCGCCCAGCTGATCACCGGGCGCTACGACCTGATCGTGCACGTGGTGGCGCGCGACACCCGGCACCTGAAGGATCTGGCGCTCGACCGCTTCACCAGTCACCCGGGGGTCACCCGGATCGAGACCTCGATCATCTACGAGACCCGCGCCCGGCACGAGCTGCCGATGCTGGCCCGCGACGCCGACGCCACCGCCTGA
- the msrP gene encoding protein-methionine-sulfoxide reductase catalytic subunit MsrP: MLIRHRPDILPSEITPRARFESRRRFLAQGATLAAGASLGLRARAANAPDTTPLAPLEPSPWSTQEALTPLSKVLSYNNFYEFGSSKGDPSLYAFRLPIRPWTITLDGLVHKPKTLDIDQLLKLAPLEERIYRLRCVEAWSMVVPWVGYSLSALLKQVEPLGSARYVRFESYYDPEVIHPHFFGFLKFPYIEGLRLDEAMHPLALLGLGLYGETLPRQNGAPVRVVVPWKYGFKSAKSIVRISFVEDQPLTSWPRAEHNDYGFYANVNPHVDHPHWSQAKERRIGEFFKRDTLMFNGYGDAVASLYAGMDLRRAF; encoded by the coding sequence ATGCTGATTCGCCACCGACCCGACATTCTTCCCTCCGAGATCACCCCGCGCGCGCGGTTCGAGTCCAGGCGCCGCTTCCTCGCCCAGGGCGCCACCCTGGCCGCCGGGGCGAGCCTCGGCCTGCGCGCCCGCGCCGCCAACGCACCCGACACCACGCCCCTGGCACCGCTCGAACCGAGCCCCTGGTCCACGCAGGAGGCCCTGACACCGCTGTCCAAGGTGCTCAGCTACAACAACTTCTACGAGTTCGGCTCCTCCAAGGGCGACCCGTCGCTGTACGCGTTCCGGCTGCCCATCCGGCCGTGGACGATCACCCTCGACGGGCTGGTGCACAAGCCGAAGACGCTGGACATCGACCAGCTCCTCAAGCTCGCCCCGCTCGAAGAGCGCATCTACCGGCTGCGCTGCGTGGAGGCCTGGTCCATGGTCGTCCCCTGGGTGGGTTACTCGCTGTCCGCCCTGCTCAAACAGGTGGAGCCGCTCGGCTCGGCCCGCTATGTGCGCTTCGAGAGCTACTACGATCCGGAGGTCATCCACCCGCACTTCTTCGGGTTTCTCAAGTTTCCCTACATCGAGGGGCTGCGCCTGGACGAGGCCATGCATCCGCTCGCGCTGCTCGGCCTTGGCCTCTACGGCGAAACCCTGCCGCGCCAGAACGGGGCGCCGGTGCGGGTGGTGGTGCCGTGGAAGTACGGCTTCAAGAGCGCCAAGTCCATCGTCCGCATCAGCTTCGTCGAGGATCAGCCGCTCACCAGCTGGCCCCGGGCCGAGCACAACGACTACGGCTTCTACGCCAACGTCAATCCCCACGTGGACCATCCGCACTGGAGTCAGGCGAAGGAGCGGCGCATCGGCGAGTTCTTCAAGCGCGACACGCTGATGTTCAACGGCTACGGGGACGCGGTCGCGTCGCTGTACGCAGGCATGGATCTGCGGCGCGCTTTCTGA
- a CDS encoding TfoX/Sxy family protein, with the protein MSTRPPQIVDHALELFAPLGALRVKRMFGGWGFYADGLFFALVARDTLYLKADAQSKAGFIEAGCTAFIYEREGKPVALGYWSAPEAALDSPTAMAPWARMAIDCALRHRTPRRPPARRG; encoded by the coding sequence ATGAGCACCCGGCCGCCGCAGATCGTCGATCACGCGCTGGAACTGTTCGCACCGCTCGGCGCGCTGCGGGTGAAGCGCATGTTCGGCGGCTGGGGGTTTTACGCGGACGGCCTGTTCTTCGCCCTCGTCGCCCGCGACACCCTCTACCTGAAAGCGGACGCGCAAAGCAAAGCCGGCTTCATCGAAGCCGGCTGTACCGCATTCATCTACGAGCGGGAGGGCAAACCCGTTGCGCTGGGCTACTGGAGTGCGCCCGAGGCCGCACTCGACAGCCCCACCGCGATGGCGCCCTGGGCACGCATGGCGATCGACTGCGCCTTGCGCCATCGCACACCGCGGCGGCCACCGGCGCGCCGCGGGTGA
- the pedF gene encoding cytochrome c-550 PedF, with translation MHLPMIGHGLRLRTFAVSLALGLFAAGAMAHGDVTPHPVDTTGLKALGDTWLDADPYRGNAKAVEIGAEGYKHNCAACHGLNAVSGGMAPDLLALDTDCLGMAGDSKASCLKDTDEYFKDVVLNGKKNSEGRVTMPGYESVFTQEAVWAIKAYIDARTLEEQ, from the coding sequence ATGCATCTTCCAATGATCGGACATGGCCTTCGTCTGCGCACCTTCGCCGTCAGCCTCGCGCTGGGCCTGTTTGCCGCCGGCGCCATGGCGCACGGCGACGTCACGCCCCATCCGGTGGACACCACCGGTCTCAAGGCGCTCGGCGACACCTGGCTCGACGCCGACCCGTATCGCGGCAATGCCAAGGCGGTCGAGATCGGCGCCGAGGGCTACAAGCACAACTGCGCCGCCTGTCACGGCCTCAACGCCGTCTCCGGCGGCATGGCGCCGGACCTGCTGGCGCTGGATACCGACTGCCTGGGCATGGCCGGCGACAGCAAGGCCTCCTGTCTGAAGGACACCGACGAGTACTTCAAGGACGTCGTCCTCAACGGCAAGAAGAACAGCGAAGGCCGGGTGACCATGCCGGGCTACGAAAGCGTGTTCACCCAGGAAGCGGTGTGGGCGATCAAGGCCTACATCGACGCGCGCACGCTCGAAGAGCAATAA
- a CDS encoding DMT family transporter, which translates to MSQSGIAAPALDHPAAPSVAGLVFALLAAVGFSFKAIFVKLSYRYGVDAETLLALRMAYSLPVFAVMGWRARATAANGKAPLSRRDYLQLAALGVFGYYLASYLDFLGLDHISAGLERVILFIYPTIVVVLSALFLGKPITRRTGVALVLCYTGVSVAVVHDFKAVSDSGAVMLGSLLVFGSAVSYALYLMGNGQVVGRLGTSRVSAGGSIVAGVLAIGQFFVLRPIGHLDQPLVVHLYALAMGILCLVLPVWCLAEAIRRIGAGPVALVGSFGPIITLAAGAVLLNEPLGLAQLAGAALVIGGVTVMARAKR; encoded by the coding sequence ATGTCCCAGTCCGGTATCGCCGCCCCCGCCCTCGACCATCCCGCCGCCCCCTCGGTGGCGGGGCTGGTGTTCGCCCTGCTCGCCGCGGTGGGCTTTTCCTTCAAGGCCATCTTCGTCAAGCTGTCGTATCGCTACGGCGTCGATGCCGAGACCCTGCTGGCCCTGCGCATGGCCTACAGCCTGCCGGTGTTCGCGGTCATGGGCTGGCGCGCCCGGGCGACCGCGGCTAACGGCAAGGCGCCGCTGAGCCGGCGCGATTACCTGCAACTGGCGGCGCTGGGGGTGTTCGGCTACTACCTGGCCAGCTATCTCGATTTCCTCGGCCTGGATCACATCAGCGCCGGGCTCGAGCGGGTGATCCTGTTCATCTACCCGACCATCGTGGTGGTGCTCTCCGCGCTCTTCCTCGGCAAGCCGATCACCCGGCGCACCGGCGTGGCGCTGGTGCTGTGCTACACCGGCGTGAGCGTGGCGGTGGTGCACGACTTCAAGGCGGTGAGCGACAGCGGCGCGGTGATGCTCGGCAGCCTGCTGGTGTTCGGTTCGGCGGTGTCCTACGCGCTGTACCTGATGGGCAACGGGCAGGTGGTGGGGCGGCTCGGGACCTCGCGGGTGTCGGCGGGCGGCTCCATCGTCGCCGGCGTGCTCGCCATCGGCCAGTTCTTCGTGTTGCGTCCGATCGGGCATCTGGACCAGCCGCTGGTGGTGCACCTGTATGCGCTGGCCATGGGCATCCTGTGTCTGGTGCTGCCGGTGTGGTGCCTGGCCGAGGCGATCCGCCGCATCGGCGCCGGCCCGGTGGCCCTGGTCGGCAGCTTCGGGCCCATCATCACGCTCGCGGCGGGGGCGGTGCTGCTGAACGAGCCGCTCGGGCTGGCGCAGCTGGCCGGCGCGGCGCTGGTGATCGGCGGGGTCACGGTGATGGCGCGCGCCAAGCGCTGA
- a CDS encoding LysR family transcriptional regulator — protein sequence MRYDLTDLKLFVAVADAGNLSRGAAGCHLAPSSASHRIARLEEAFGTPMLIREARGVRLTAAGEVLRDGARHTLARLEQLHADLAPFASGVRGQVSVWANTNATNIFLPEDLADYLHDHPHVRVTLKEAASPDIVHAVAQGEAQIGVVASDVSTGALQVAPYRHDRLVLVVPPGDALGSRARVRFAEVVNAPFVALHAGTGIHTFLMNKATELGHHLDVRIQVHGFDAVIGMVAAGVGYALVPHSSVQRSRRPHQVVTLALEDDWARRDLRLLVRDAATLNAHARALFERLSRGVAHHSASR from the coding sequence ATGCGATACGACCTGACCGACCTGAAGCTGTTCGTCGCCGTGGCGGATGCCGGCAACCTGTCGCGCGGTGCGGCCGGCTGCCATCTGGCACCGTCCTCCGCCAGCCATCGCATCGCCCGCCTGGAAGAGGCGTTCGGCACGCCCATGCTGATTCGCGAGGCGCGCGGGGTGCGCCTCACGGCGGCCGGCGAAGTGCTGCGCGACGGCGCCCGCCACACCCTCGCCCGGCTCGAGCAGCTGCATGCCGATCTGGCTCCCTTCGCCAGCGGCGTGCGCGGCCAGGTTTCGGTGTGGGCGAACACCAACGCCACCAACATCTTCCTGCCCGAGGATCTGGCCGACTATCTGCACGACCACCCCCATGTGCGCGTCACCCTCAAGGAGGCCGCCAGCCCCGACATCGTCCACGCGGTGGCGCAGGGCGAAGCGCAGATCGGCGTGGTGGCCAGCGACGTGAGCACCGGCGCGCTGCAGGTGGCGCCCTACCGCCACGACCGGCTGGTGCTGGTGGTACCGCCGGGCGATGCGCTCGGCTCGCGCGCCCGGGTGCGCTTCGCCGAGGTGGTGAACGCGCCCTTCGTCGCCCTGCATGCCGGTACCGGCATCCACACCTTTCTGATGAACAAGGCCACCGAGCTGGGCCATCACCTGGACGTGCGCATCCAGGTGCACGGTTTCGACGCGGTGATCGGCATGGTCGCGGCCGGCGTCGGCTACGCCCTGGTGCCGCACTCGAGCGTGCAGCGCTCGCGCCGCCCGCACCAGGTGGTCACCCTGGCGCTGGAGGACGACTGGGCCCGGCGCGACCTGCGCCTGCTGGTGCGCGACGCGGCCACCCTGAACGCCCATGCCCGCGCCCTGTTCGAACGCCTGAGCCGGGGCGTGGCGCATCACTCCGCGTCGCGGTAG
- a CDS encoding cupin domain-containing protein: MGDEYFFEEGCFITELLNTEADPLVSVARARVPVGVTTRWHVLDGIVERYLIEQGEGVVEVGTQPPQPVGAGDTVHIAPGLRQRIRNAGATDLVFLAVCTPRFVPAAYRDAE, translated from the coding sequence ATGGGCGACGAATACTTCTTCGAGGAAGGCTGCTTCATCACCGAGCTGCTCAACACCGAGGCCGATCCGCTGGTGTCGGTGGCGAGGGCGCGGGTGCCGGTCGGGGTGACCACCCGCTGGCATGTGCTCGACGGCATCGTCGAGCGCTACCTGATCGAGCAGGGCGAGGGCGTGGTCGAAGTGGGCACGCAGCCGCCGCAGCCGGTGGGTGCCGGCGACACGGTGCACATCGCCCCCGGCCTGCGTCAGCGCATCCGTAATGCCGGCGCGACCGATCTCGTCTTTCTCGCGGTGTGCACGCCGCGCTTCGTGCCGGCGGCCTACCGCGACGCGGAGTGA
- a CDS encoding glutathione S-transferase family protein: MAYTLYFGNMNYSSWSLRAWLLMTHFGIPFEARQVQVSGIGPNDSHRAYSPNGLVPCLHVDGFPVWETLAIAETLAERHPGLWPADALARARARSVSAEMHAGFGALRGAMPMNIKLRLQGAPLAPEVQADVDRVVQIWCECRAQFGAGDDGLFGGFSIADAMFAPVVWRFHTYNVPLPPAAAAYRDAMLALPAMRAWEAGALAETVSLAECDALAGRWGGVR, translated from the coding sequence ATGGCCTACACCCTTTACTTCGGCAACATGAACTACTCGTCCTGGTCCTTGCGGGCGTGGTTGCTGATGACCCATTTCGGCATTCCCTTCGAGGCCCGGCAGGTCCAGGTGAGCGGGATCGGGCCGAACGACAGCCATCGGGCCTACTCGCCCAATGGGCTGGTGCCGTGCCTGCATGTGGACGGTTTTCCCGTGTGGGAGACGCTGGCCATCGCCGAGACCCTGGCCGAGCGCCACCCGGGGCTGTGGCCGGCCGATGCGTTGGCCCGGGCGCGGGCGCGCAGCGTGTCCGCCGAGATGCATGCCGGCTTCGGTGCCCTGCGCGGGGCCATGCCCATGAACATCAAGCTGCGCCTGCAGGGTGCGCCGCTGGCGCCCGAGGTGCAGGCCGATGTGGATCGGGTGGTGCAGATCTGGTGTGAGTGCCGCGCGCAGTTCGGTGCCGGCGACGACGGCCTGTTCGGCGGATTTTCCATCGCCGATGCCATGTTCGCGCCGGTGGTGTGGCGCTTTCACACCTACAACGTGCCGCTGCCGCCCGCGGCGGCGGCCTATCGGGACGCCATGCTCGCCCTGCCGGCCATGCGCGCGTGGGAGGCCGGCGCGCTCGCCGAGACGGTGAGCCTGGCCGAGTGCGACGCCCTCGCCGGGCGCTGGGGCGGAGTACGCTGA
- a CDS encoding Tll0287-like domain-containing protein, which produces MRTAALCAGLIVAGGALAQNGDPLMSQTRQQVVPVLPKVVAMMRSTVKAEGAAGAIPVCREKAPALMKERAAALGWQIRRVSLKTRNPERGTPDVWEARQLAEFNLRAAAGEQPGAIEAGEIVTRPDGRQAYRYMKALPVAQVCLNCHGEAASLPADLKAALARNYPQDRATGYQLGEIRGALTVIRPLP; this is translated from the coding sequence ATGCGCACTGCAGCCCTCTGTGCCGGCCTGATCGTGGCCGGCGGCGCGCTCGCCCAGAACGGCGATCCCCTCATGAGCCAGACCCGCCAGCAGGTCGTGCCGGTGCTGCCCAAGGTGGTGGCGATGATGCGCAGCACGGTCAAGGCCGAAGGCGCGGCCGGCGCGATTCCCGTATGCAGGGAGAAGGCGCCCGCCCTCATGAAGGAGCGCGCCGCCGCCCTTGGCTGGCAGATCCGCCGCGTGAGCCTCAAGACCCGCAACCCCGAGCGTGGCACCCCCGACGTGTGGGAAGCCCGCCAGCTGGCCGAGTTCAACCTGCGCGCCGCCGCCGGCGAGCAACCCGGCGCGATCGAGGCGGGCGAGATCGTCACCCGCCCCGATGGCCGCCAGGCCTACCGCTACATGAAGGCGCTGCCGGTGGCCCAGGTGTGCCTCAACTGCCATGGCGAGGCGGCCAGCCTGCCGGCGGACCTGAAGGCGGCGCTGGCGCGCAATTACCCGCAGGACCGGGCCACCGGCTACCAGCTGGGCGAGATCCGCGGCGCGCTCACGGTGATCCGCCCCCTGCCCTGA